From Motilibacter peucedani, the proteins below share one genomic window:
- a CDS encoding dihydrofolate reductase family protein gives MTRVRMDLFVSLDGFTPSDPTPDAPMGADWGRLTASYTATRTFRERLGDTSGEGTTGVDDRYARAYFEGVGAEVMGAAMFGLHSYPDDPDWKGWWGDEPPFGTPVYVLTHTAPRPSIEMKGGTTFHFRDAPVEEVLAEATAAAGGLDVRVGGGSRTARAFLRAGLVDDLHLLVAPVFLGRGDRLWDHLTGIEATHAVTTEVAESGEIHVTLRRS, from the coding sequence ATGACCCGTGTACGCATGGACCTGTTCGTCTCCCTCGACGGCTTCACGCCGTCGGACCCGACGCCGGACGCCCCGATGGGTGCGGACTGGGGGCGCCTGACCGCCTCCTACACGGCGACGCGCACGTTCCGCGAGCGCCTCGGCGACACCAGCGGCGAGGGCACGACCGGCGTCGACGACAGGTACGCCCGCGCGTACTTCGAGGGCGTCGGCGCGGAGGTCATGGGGGCGGCGATGTTCGGCCTGCACTCCTACCCCGACGACCCGGACTGGAAGGGCTGGTGGGGCGACGAGCCGCCGTTCGGCACCCCGGTCTACGTGCTCACGCACACCGCGCCGCGGCCCTCGATCGAGATGAAGGGCGGGACGACGTTCCACTTCCGGGACGCGCCGGTCGAGGAGGTGCTCGCCGAGGCCACCGCGGCGGCGGGGGGCCTCGACGTACGCGTCGGTGGCGGCTCCCGCACGGCGCGCGCGTTCCTGCGCGCCGGCCTGGTCGACGACCTGCACCTGCTGGTCGCCCCGGTCTTCCTCGGTCGAGGGGACCGCCTGTGGGACCACCTCACCGGCATCGAGGCGACCCACGCGGTGACCACGGAGGTCGCCGAGAGCGGCGAGATCCACGTGACGCTGAGGCGCTCGTGA
- a CDS encoding ArsR/SmtB family transcription factor, which produces MPNHRDELDGVLRALADPTRRALVERLAQSPAVVSELAAPFPMALPSLLQHLRVLEDAGLVTSEKHGRVRTVSLRPGGLDVLHLWLAQQRTPAELAADRLGTHLARYVPEER; this is translated from the coding sequence GTGCCTAACCATCGCGACGAGCTCGACGGGGTCCTGCGGGCGCTCGCGGACCCGACGCGTCGGGCACTCGTCGAGAGGCTGGCGCAGTCGCCGGCCGTCGTCTCCGAGCTCGCAGCGCCGTTCCCCATGGCACTGCCCTCGCTGCTCCAGCACCTGCGCGTGCTCGAGGACGCGGGGCTCGTCACCTCGGAGAAGCACGGTCGCGTCCGCACCGTGAGCCTCCGGCCGGGCGGCCTCGACGTCCTGCACCTCTGGCTCGCCCAGCAGCGCACTCCCGCCGAGCTCGCGGCCGACCGGCTCGGCACCCACCTCGCCCGCTACGTCCCGGAGGAACGCTGA